DNA sequence from the Nakaseomyces glabratus chromosome E, complete sequence genome:
GGTTCATCAAGATAGGCTCATTATTCAAGTCCTTgacatttttcaaatcttcATAGACCGTACGAGCAACTCTTTCAGCAGCTCCTTGCAAGGAACTGTAGAAGACATAAATTTGTGAAGAGAGAAGCTTTTCATTAGAAACAGTCAATGCTGATTTCActatatcttcttcagactctttttttttgttaacACCAACAATAATCTTAGGAACttttttacttttctttgaagtaGATTTGAATGCTTCAGTAAAATCTACACTAATAGGATATGAGGGCTCTTCAGTGGCGCTAGCTggcttttcttctttcaatttttgtaGCAAAGGCTCTaccagcttcttcttgcttGAACAACAGCTTCCGCCATCACTATGGTCACCTTCCTTCTTGGTCTCGGAACAACATTTTCCACCGacaccaccaccacaacattttttcttctttggcaGTGGAAGGACTTCTTCTACTGTTTTCTCGCTTAGAGTTGCAGCTATCTCGGATGCACCAGTATTGGAGCTGGCATGGTTATGCCTTTCATtcacaaatatacaaaaaccGACCACAGCAACAAGCAAGACAGTAATCCTTCCGCTGAAAAAGGTCAGAAAAATAGCCGAACCAACAACGAGAAGACCACCAATAGTCAGCTCAGTACTGTCCATCTTTTTGATACACTtcttaatatattataaattattttgcGAGGAACCAGATATAATTCACAGTCACCTTATCGCTCTTGCCTTATCTCTATTTTCTAACAATATACTTCGTAATCCACCCACTTCTCAAAGTTTCCTAGATAATGGTAGCTAAAACTTTTGCTCGGTAAGTGAGAATATATGccaatatatatgtttttcCACCGACAAGTGTACACTTATGCCAGATCCAAATTAGAAACACTATCACGACTACCCACAAGTTTGCAGATCACCGATAGTAAGAGCTCCTTCCCATTAAACTGCCCGTACCTCagaagctcatcgcaaaatttttattttttttatttttttactttttctttgcgGAACACCAATAGGCTGGAAGAAAGTAGTGAAGAGCCCCGAGAAACAGTAATAACGTAAAGCTGGAGTTGTCACTACTATCACGATATTCCCATGTAAACGTATGCTGCCCAGTGGCATTACtactataatattaatggTTCAAGCTTGTCACATTCCCTCCCACCTTATTCTCCCACTTTATTTTAGCTTTCATTAGGGAAAAGGGCCAATGATGAGGTACAATATTAGTAAGCCAATGAATGCTGGCAAGCTCTTTTAAGCTATTCACCGGTGTGAGAGGGATAGTCGGGTACACAATGGTTCGAGAAAAATTGCAGTTCAGTTACACAATGCGAGATCTATgctatttctttttccgACTAGTTATAATGGTATAACAAAAATAGTCTCGTCTTCCTCACCTCTAGAGTTTAGTCTAGTAATCACATGTCTTTTCACGTACTCTATTGCATACAGTGTTGTGGAAATGTCAATATCAGACTTGCCATTTAAAATGTGTTTGTGGAAACCAAGtgcttcttcctcttcaacGGATAATGGCTGTTGCCTAAAAGTCTCAAAACTCTTCTTAATGGGTTCATATTTCTTGATGAAGCTGCCATTAGTGGACTTCATGATAATCCATATGAcaaaaagatcaaatgCTGAGTCAAATACAGCTTCCTGGCCTTCAAATAAATTTGTCAACTCATTTTCATAGAAGCGCGTATCATATTTAATGATTTTGTCGATGGTTAACAATCTACCTTTTTGCTCTCGGAATTGGGTTTTCTCAATGGACTTGAGACTTGAAATAGCGGCCTTCAATATCCTTATTTGAGACTCTCTATATACCTTTGAACAATGGACTCTAAAGTCGTTCATTTCAACTATCTGATCTTCATCTAGTACAGTCCCAGAAGTAGCGCCATTaagtttttgtttcaatgCGACTTTTAACATTTGAATACCGCTCAAAAACGGTGCTAGCTCATCATATCGTTGCGTGGTATCCTGTAATTCTCTACTGAGTCTgatatatgaaaatatcCCTATCAAATCAATCAGTGGCTTTGTGTTTGTcgaatttatcaaatatagaATACCATCTTTATAAGTTTCAATATTCGAACCGTTTGATTCTCTTGATTTTATAGGTCTTTCTAAATCAAATGCAAATGTAGTGTAGTCATCTATTGTTGGCAAAGAGATATCAGGATAATTTGTGAGGATATCCATTAATTCCTCTTCGCTTAATTTAATTCTTAGCGCAACAGTATCGAAAATATTGTCATCTATGACAAATCCATATCCATTCAATAGTTCTTCATTACCTTTACCTCCGTAATTATTATCCAATTCATCTCCAGCTTTCATATCTGCCAAACATTGATAACAAAATGAAGTGCCATTCTGATGCTCTTTGGGGAACCATTGTA
Encoded proteins:
- the RKM1 gene encoding protein-lysine N-methyltransferase (CAGL0E05698g~Ortholog(s) have protein-lysine N-methyltransferase activity, role in peptidyl-lysine dimethylation, peptidyl-lysine monomethylation and cytosol, nucleus localization); translated protein: MDNFAVMDELLLWGHKIGCKWPLELEFKYDKMKGIYAVCKQDCVRPVIEVPSDAIITNKLAIEYFTLNANEKSQANSWLKLLFAKMVFDKDPTWVDGVDISKKFHPYIQALPKLIHSPLVWNPSELETLLVGTNLGGSVKEKLCSVIKEWIVLIESREDLKSKVDGKYLINFENYNDLVYEDIYNIFVKPVEFEFADLVWLSFPAFLYSHLVFTSRAFPEYVIDKNANEFSVILLPILDLMNHNYNSKVQWFPKEHQNGTSFCYQCLADMKAGDELDNNYGGKGNEELLNGYGFVIDDNIFDTVALRIKLSEEELMDILTNYPDISLPTIDDYTTFAFDLERPIKSRESNGSNIETYKDGILYLINSTNTKPLIDLIGIFSYIRLSRELQDTTQRYDELAPFLSGIQMLKVALKQKLNGATSGTVLDEDQIVEMNDFRVHCSKVYRESQIRILKAAISSLKSIEKTQFREQKGRLLTIDKIIKYDTRFYENELTNLFEGQEAVFDSAFDLFVIWIIMKSTNGSFIKKYEPIKKSFETFRQQPLSVEEEEALGFHKHILNGKSDIDISTTLYAIEYVKRHVITRLNSRGEEDETIFVIPL